CGGACGGACTCCCCGTCGCGCAGGGCAGCCGCCAGGTCCAGATCCGCCAAGCCGGCCCCCCGCAGCGCGCCGCCCGCCGTCTGGATGGCGTCCGCGACGCGGGCCCCCGGCGGCAGGCGATACAGGCCGGGCCGGCGGACCGCGCCGGACACGTGGACGATCACCCGCGACTCTACCAGGGCGGGCTCGGGCGCCGCTTGGGCGCCCCCCGGGGCAGCCATCGCGAGTGAGGCCACCCAGATCAATACGAACCAGACAAGCTGCATGACAACACCTCCGTGCACCAGGTCGCACGGACATCATATGACTAGAACAAACGAACCTGTCAAGTCGCCGTCGAAGGGCAGCGTTTGGGCAAGCGAGCCTCATACATCCCGGACCGGGACGGCGCTTGGGCGCGTGGTATCATTTGGGTGCTTTCGACAACCCTAGGAGTTCCGTTCAAATGGCTCAAGTTCTCAGCCTCCGCCGCCAGGTCCTCATCAAGGCGATCGTCACCGACCAGTTCAAGCAGCAAGCCACCGCCGAGTTGCAGACCGCGCTCTCGCAGGTCGACGAGCAGTTCCAGCAGCTCGAGTTCCAGGCCAAGCGCGCCCTGCAGGACCTCGAGAAGAAGAACCCGGAGCAACTGCCGATGCTCCGCAGCCAGATCGAGGAGGATCGGGGCCGCCTCCTGGCCGCGAAGAACGACCTCCTGCAAAAGCTCAACGTCATCGGCCAGCTCGAGATCAACCAGGAGTTCGTGCAGGGCAATGTCGACAATTTCGTCGACGTAGGAGTCGGCGACAATCTGTATGCCAAGCTCGCCGCGCCGGAAATCGTCGTCAAGGACGGCGTCGTCGTCGAAATCCGCACGCACGACGTCAGCCCCATCGTCCGCGCCTAGCGCGGCGGCCGCGGAGGCCGGCGCCTCGCCGGGCGCCTGGCGGCTGCCCGAGTTCGTCGGCGTCGGCCGGCTCCTCAAGCCGCACGGCGTGCGCGGGGAGATGAAGGTGGAGCCGCTGACGCCCGATCCCGAGCGGCTGGGCACCCTCGGCCGGGTCTTCGCGGCAGCGCCAGGCGGCGAGCGGGAGGCCCTCTTCATCGAAGCGTTCCGCATGACCGGCGCCGGGCCCCTTCTCAAGTTCGCCGGCTACGACACTCCCGAGGCCGCCGCCGCGCTCAAGGGGCGCATTCTCGAGGTCCCGCGCGCCGAAGCCCGGCAGCCGCCCCCCGGCGAGGTCCTGTATGCCGACGTCATCGGCATGCGGGCGGTGCATGCCGACACCGGCGAAGAGATCGGCCGCATCGCGGCCGTCATCACGGCCGGCAACGACCTGCTCGAGATCGCGACTCCGGAGGGCGAGGTGTTCGTGCCCTGGGTGCCGGAGTTCGTGGGACAGGCCGATCTGGCTGCCGGCACGCTGCCCATCCGGCCCATCCCCGGACTGCTCGAGCCCTGAGCGCGGCATGCCCCTGCGCATCGACGTCCTGACGCTCTTCCCCGGGATGTTCCGGGGTCCGCTCGACGAGAGCATCGTGAAGCGGGCGCAGGCCGCGGGTCTGGTGGCGATCGATCTGGTGGACATGCGCCGGTACGCCAAGGATCGGCACCGGACGGTGGACGATCGGCCCTTCGGCGGGGGCCCCGGGATGGTGATCAAGCCGGACATCGTGTTCGAGGCCGTCGAGGACCTGGTCCCCGAGATCCGCGCGCGGCCCGCCGCTCCGCTGGAAGCGCTGCCTCGAGGCACACGCATCATCCTGACCGATCCCCAGGGCAAGCGCTTCGACCAGGCCGCCGCGGTGGATTTGGCGCAGATGCGCCACCTGGTGGTGCTATGCGGCCACTACGAGGGCATCGACGAACGGGTCCGGGAGCACCTGGTGACCGACGCCTTCTCCATCGGCGACGTGGTCCTCACCGGCGGCGAACTGGCCGCGATGGTCATGATCGACGCGGTGGTCCGCCTGCTACCCGGGGCGGTCGGCAAGGAAGCCTCGCCGCGGGAGGACAGCTTCTTCGCGGGCGTCCTCGACCACCCGCACTACACGCGCCCCGCGGACTTCCGGGGCTGGTCGGTCCCCGACATCCTCGTCTCGGGTCACCACCGGGAAGTCGCGAAATGGCGCCGCCGGCAAGCCCTCGAACGCACCGCCGCGCTGCGGCCCGACCTCCTGGAAAGCGCGCCCCTGACCCCCGCCGAACGCCGCTGGCTGGCCGACCTCGCGGCGGCCCGGGGTTACGATGGGAACAACAAGGGGTAAATTAGGTTGAATCTATGATCAACCGCGTACTGACCAACTTCGTCGTTACCGAGGAGGGCATCAACCGCATCCGCAAGCTGATGCACGAGCTCGTCTCGGACGTCGACGCGCTTGCCGCGCTGCTGGTCGAGAAGTCCGGCCAGATCATCGCCACCGACGGCGATACGCAGGGGCTCGACGTGCAGGCCATCGCCTCGCTGGTCAGCGGCGCATTCGCCTCGACCCGGGCCGTCGCCCGCCTGATCGGCGAGACGGAGTTCCAGGCCATGTTCCAGCAGGGCGACAAGGCGTCCATCTTCATGTACGCCCTGGGCACCAACGACATCCTGGTGGTCGTGTTCAACGACATCAGCAAGACCGGCTTGGTCAAGGTGCAGACCCAGCAGACGGCGGTCGCCCTGTCGGCTGAGATCAGCCAGATGCAGGGCCCCAGGAGCTAACGCCCGCCACCCCGGCTCGCCAGCAGTGTTATAATCGGCGCAGCGGGACAGTGACGACCCGCCTGCGGTAAGGGGACCTGCGGTATGGCCACGGTTTACCTTTCGCTCGGCTCCAATGTCGGAGATCGGGCGGGTTACCTCCGGCGCGCCCTCGCGAAGATCGAGAAGCATCCCCGCATCAAGCTCGGCATCGTCTCGACGTTTTACGAGACCGAGCCCCTCGAGTACCCAAACCAGGACTGGTTCGTCAACGCGGTCTGCTCCGTTGAGACCGACCTGCCCCCGATGGCCCTCCTGGATGCGCTCCAGGGCATCGAGAACGAGTTGCGGCGCGAGCGTTCGATTCGCTGGGGCCCGCGCACCATCGACCTGGATATCCTCTACTACGACGACCAGCTGGTCGCCGAGGCGCGGCTGATCATCCCGCACATCCGCATGCACGATCGCTCCTTCGTGCTGGTGCCGCTCGCCGAGATAGCCCCCGAGGTCGAGCACCCGATCTTGAGCCTCAACGCGCACGAGTTGCTCGAGCAGCTCACCCGCGCCACGGAAGTCCGCCCGCTCACCGAATCGCAGGCCACCGCACCATAAGGCGCGCGGCGCCCGCAACCGGTCTACAGCGAGACCGCGGCGTCCGATCCCAGAAACCGGCCGGGCGCCAGGTGGCGCAGCCCCCGCGCCGCCTCCGCCGCCTCCTGCGGTCTCCGGCCGGGCAACTGGATCGTGCGCAGGAGTAGCGCGTCCTGGCACGTGCCGATCACCCAGCCGTCGGGCGTCAGATCGAGCAGTTCGCCCGGCCGGCCCGCGGCATCCCGGATGATCTCCGCCTTGTGGACCTTCACCGGCTCGCCGGCCAGGGTCGTGTAAGCCCCGGGCCACGGCGTGAGGCCACGGATGCGGTCGTGGAGGCGCCCGGCCGGCTGCGACCAGTCGAGCAGGCCGTCTTCCTTCTTGAGCATGGGTGCCATGGACACGCCGTCGGCGGGCTGGGGAACGGCCGCCAGGCCGCCGGCGAAGTACTGCTCGAGCGTCTCGATCAGCAGTTTCGCGCCGACCTCGGCCATCCGCGCGCCGAGCGAGCCCGCGTCATCCTCGGGCTGGATCGGCATCTCGGCCTTGAGGAACATGGGCCCGGTGTCCATGCCGGCGTCCATGAGCATGGTGGTCACGCCGGTGAGCCGCTCGCCGTTGATCAGCGCCCACTGGATGGGACCGGCCCCTCGGTAGGCCGGGAGGAGCGAGCCATGCACGTTGATGCAGCCGAGCGGCGGGATGTCCAGGACGTCCTGCGGGAGAATCTGCCCGAACGCCACGACCACGATGGCGTCGGGTCGCGACTCCCGCAATGCCGCCACCGACTCGGGCTCCTTGCGCAGCCGCCCGGGCTGCAGCACCGGGATCCCGCACTCCTGGGCGAACAGCTTGACGGCCGGCGCCTGCAGCTTCTGTCCACGGCCGGCCGGCTTGTCGGGCTGGGTCACGGCGGCTTTCACCCGGTATCCCGCATCCACCAGGGCGCGCAGCGAAGGCACCGCGAAGGCCGGCGTCCCCATGAAGACGAGATCGGGCATACCGCCAGGTTACCCGACGCCGGCGGAAGCGGCTAATTCGACGAGGGAGCGCCCGGCTCGAAGAGGCGCCTGAGCACCGCCAGCAGGGATTTCCCGCTTCTGGCGGGCGCCTTGATGGCGGCGGAAGCTTCTCGGCGGTCCAGGATATCGTCAACGACGCCCGCGAGCTCTCCGGTGGGAGTGGCCAGGAAGTCCTTGCGGCTCGTGGCCTCGGGCTGATCGACCATGGTAGCGAGCATTAGGTTGGTTCCCAATGGCGGGTCACTCCCGGGCCGAGCCCGGGGGTTTCCAATGGCGGGTCACTCCCGGGCCGAGCCCGGGGGTTTCCAATGGCGGGTCACTCCCGGGCCGAGCCCGGGGATTCCGTAGCTGATCCGAGGTCATTGAAGCAGCCGCGGGCCCCTCGTTCAAGAGGATTTTCCACTCCATACCTGTAACACAATGTGTTCTCCACCACGTTAAGGTTTGGCGAAGACCCTCAAGAGTTTCGGGAAACGCGCGCATAAGGCTCATGAACATGCGGCGCGGATTCCTCGCATTCATGGTCGCGGCCCTGACGGCTTGCGGCCAGCCGCTCACGGCCGGCTTGAGCGGCCAGACGGCCGGCAAGGCCGCCATCCGCGCCCAGGAACTCGAGCGGGCCGCGCAGATCGACCGGGCCATCGAACCGCATGTCGCCCGCAAGACCACGCGCGACAACGACGCCAGGCTCTACATGGACGGGGCGGCCGGGTTCGCGGCGCTAAGGGAGCTGATCGGCATCGCCCGCAAGTCGATCTGGATCGAGACCTTCATCTGGCACAACGACGCGACCGGGATCGCGATCGCCCAGTTGCTGCGCAAGCGCGCCCTCGAGGGCCTCGACGTCCGCATCCTGGTCGACGCCGCCGGCACCGCCGAGAAGAACGATCGCGACGTGCAGCGCATTCTCCGGGATTACCAGGTGCCGGTTCGGTACTTCAACCCCTTCGTCCTCAAGGGCGCCAACCTGCACGTCTCGCACCGCAAGCTGTACCTCGCCGACGGCGTGCGGGCCCTGACCGGCGGCATGAACATCGGCGTCGAGTACGAGCACGACTGGCATGATCTCCTGGTCGGCGTCACCGGATCGGCGGCGCGGCAGATGCATGCCGAGTTCGCGCAGGGCTGGAACGACTCCCAGGACGGCCCGCCCGAAGAGCTGGTCATTCCGGGCGATCCGGCGGATCCGCCCGGCGGCGCCGTCGCCGTTCGGGTCGCGGTGACCAACCTGCCTCCGGGCAAGCCCCGGTGCGAGGAGATCAAGAACGCCCACTGGGCGGCCATCCGCGCCGCCAAGAAGCGGATCCGCACGTTCCACATCTACCTGGCCGACCCCGACTACATCGCCGAGTTGCGCAAGGCGGTCGAACGCGGCGTCAAGGTCGAACTCCTGATCCCGTCCGCCAACGATTTCGAGGCGTTCAAGTTCATCAACCGGCACTGGGCGGGGAAACTG
Above is a genomic segment from Candidatus Tanganyikabacteria bacterium containing:
- a CDS encoding SLBB domain-containing protein; this encodes MQLVWFVLIWVASLAMAAPGGAQAAPEPALVESRVIVHVSGAVRRPGLYRLPPGARVADAIQTAGGALRGAGLADLDLAAALRDGESVR
- a CDS encoding YlqD family protein, whose protein sequence is MAQVLSLRRQVLIKAIVTDQFKQQATAELQTALSQVDEQFQQLEFQAKRALQDLEKKNPEQLPMLRSQIEEDRGRLLAAKNDLLQKLNVIGQLEINQEFVQGNVDNFVDVGVGDNLYAKLAAPEIVVKDGVVVEIRTHDVSPIVRA
- the rimM gene encoding 16S rRNA processing protein RimM yields the protein MRGEMKVEPLTPDPERLGTLGRVFAAAPGGEREALFIEAFRMTGAGPLLKFAGYDTPEAAAALKGRILEVPRAEARQPPPGEVLYADVIGMRAVHADTGEEIGRIAAVITAGNDLLEIATPEGEVFVPWVPEFVGQADLAAGTLPIRPIPGLLEP
- the trmD gene encoding tRNA (guanosine(37)-N1)-methyltransferase TrmD, giving the protein MRIDVLTLFPGMFRGPLDESIVKRAQAAGLVAIDLVDMRRYAKDRHRTVDDRPFGGGPGMVIKPDIVFEAVEDLVPEIRARPAAPLEALPRGTRIILTDPQGKRFDQAAAVDLAQMRHLVVLCGHYEGIDERVREHLVTDAFSIGDVVLTGGELAAMVMIDAVVRLLPGAVGKEASPREDSFFAGVLDHPHYTRPADFRGWSVPDILVSGHHREVAKWRRRQALERTAALRPDLLESAPLTPAERRWLADLAAARGYDGNNKG
- a CDS encoding roadblock/LC7 domain-containing protein, with amino-acid sequence MINRVLTNFVVTEEGINRIRKLMHELVSDVDALAALLVEKSGQIIATDGDTQGLDVQAIASLVSGAFASTRAVARLIGETEFQAMFQQGDKASIFMYALGTNDILVVVFNDISKTGLVKVQTQQTAVALSAEISQMQGPRS
- the folK gene encoding 2-amino-4-hydroxy-6-hydroxymethyldihydropteridine diphosphokinase; the protein is MATVYLSLGSNVGDRAGYLRRALAKIEKHPRIKLGIVSTFYETEPLEYPNQDWFVNAVCSVETDLPPMALLDALQGIENELRRERSIRWGPRTIDLDILYYDDQLVAEARLIIPHIRMHDRSFVLVPLAEIAPEVEHPILSLNAHELLEQLTRATEVRPLTESQATAP
- a CDS encoding methionyl-tRNA formyltransferase; this encodes MPDLVFMGTPAFAVPSLRALVDAGYRVKAAVTQPDKPAGRGQKLQAPAVKLFAQECGIPVLQPGRLRKEPESVAALRESRPDAIVVVAFGQILPQDVLDIPPLGCINVHGSLLPAYRGAGPIQWALINGERLTGVTTMLMDAGMDTGPMFLKAEMPIQPEDDAGSLGARMAEVGAKLLIETLEQYFAGGLAAVPQPADGVSMAPMLKKEDGLLDWSQPAGRLHDRIRGLTPWPGAYTTLAGEPVKVHKAEIIRDAAGRPGELLDLTPDGWVIGTCQDALLLRTIQLPGRRPQEAAEAARGLRHLAPGRFLGSDAAVSL
- a CDS encoding phosphatidylserine/phosphatidylglycerophosphate/cardiolipin synthase family protein — its product is MRRGFLAFMVAALTACGQPLTAGLSGQTAGKAAIRAQELERAAQIDRAIEPHVARKTTRDNDARLYMDGAAGFAALRELIGIARKSIWIETFIWHNDATGIAIAQLLRKRALEGLDVRILVDAAGTAEKNDRDVQRILRDYQVPVRYFNPFVLKGANLHVSHRKLYLADGVRALTGGMNIGVEYEHDWHDLLVGVTGSAARQMHAEFAQGWNDSQDGPPEELVIPGDPADPPGGAVAVRVAVTNLPPGKPRCEEIKNAHWAAIRAAKKRIRTFHIYLADPDYIAELRKAVERGVKVELLIPSANDFEAFKFINRHWAGKLLDAGATIKVYESRFSHIKYLSVDGAWVSLGSANADSRSFYENEELNLLFSDPAFTQEADRRVFEQDWAEARWPVYADLNVPLRWKPVTTLAELFAYYI